In Patescibacteria group bacterium, the following proteins share a genomic window:
- a CDS encoding ATP-dependent Clp protease ATP-binding subunit yields MNPNIFEKFSPNLKKALIMAERISREQNMKMDTEHLLLALILLKGTLANDILTMFEVNDDRVQLIASLVSKTEAESPSDGMKKTAKEAIQFAVQFASKYHHSFVDCEHLLIALISKKQFNSYLIIERMGVNPLDIKKQIESIFSEIDKSRAPEGINIDDIPEPPVDEERIDMGGMGPMGGMGPMPGMPPTMTMKKQSILKQFTSDITAMAEKGELDPVVGRDNEIARLVQILSRRKKNNPVLIGEPGTGKTAIVEGLAERIVNGAVPSSIVNKKVLSLDMGSLLAGTMYRGQFEQRIKGILEEIKKQKDIILFIDEIHTVIGTGSAEGSMDAANILKPALGRGEIRLIGATTFDEYKKHIEKDPAFERRFQPVIVNEPSEAETLDILTGIREKYEHHHHVVYTDDALQAAVTLSKRYIQDRFLPDKAIDLIDEAAAATNVITREAAKLSELKKEYGRIMTQKDEAVSGEQYEKATFLRQREITLAAKIARLEETERKNKKTTIDQDDIAAVVSRWTGIPVTNLSVSEKKNFLNLDDRLKKYIVGQDEAIKSITSAIRRSRIGISDPKRPIGSFIFLGPTGVGKTELVKVLAREIFGKEDALIKIDMSEFMEKHNVSRLVGAPAGYVGYEEGGKLTETVRRKPYSVILLDEIEKAHPEVFNILLQIMEDGELTDAKGRRVDFRNTLIVMTSNLGTDLLNKQAKIGFESNSNEKEEFDSEYGKMKNNVLETIEKHFRPEFINRLDQTIVFKPLSKEVIRSIVDIELDKLIDRIKTKNITIKVSKKAKDKIAELGYKPEFGARPMRKVIVDNIENPLTEALMVEEFKSGDIVKIDLLGGKFILSRV; encoded by the coding sequence ATGAACCCAAATATATTTGAAAAATTCTCGCCAAATTTGAAGAAGGCCCTTATCATGGCCGAACGAATTTCGCGTGAGCAAAATATGAAAATGGACACTGAACATTTACTTTTGGCTTTGATTCTATTGAAAGGAACCTTAGCCAATGACATCCTTACTATGTTTGAGGTAAATGACGATCGCGTCCAATTGATAGCAAGCCTGGTCTCTAAAACAGAAGCGGAATCGCCATCCGATGGAATGAAGAAAACTGCAAAAGAAGCAATTCAATTTGCTGTACAATTTGCATCAAAATATCATCATTCATTTGTTGATTGCGAGCACCTGCTTATTGCCCTTATTTCCAAAAAACAATTTAATTCTTATTTGATTATTGAGCGGATGGGAGTTAATCCTCTTGATATCAAAAAGCAAATTGAATCAATTTTTTCCGAGATTGATAAATCGAGGGCTCCAGAGGGAATCAATATCGACGACATTCCGGAACCTCCAGTTGACGAAGAGCGCATTGATATGGGTGGAATGGGACCGATGGGAGGCATGGGACCGATGCCCGGGATGCCGCCCACCATGACCATGAAAAAACAATCAATTTTGAAGCAGTTTACATCTGATATTACTGCTATGGCAGAAAAAGGAGAGCTCGACCCCGTGGTCGGCCGAGACAATGAGATTGCAAGATTGGTTCAAATTCTTTCACGAAGAAAAAAGAATAACCCCGTCCTTATCGGTGAGCCGGGCACCGGAAAAACAGCAATTGTCGAGGGTCTAGCCGAAAGGATTGTAAATGGGGCAGTGCCATCCTCAATCGTAAACAAGAAGGTTCTGTCTCTTGATATGGGATCGCTTCTCGCTGGCACGATGTATCGCGGCCAATTTGAACAACGGATCAAGGGCATCCTTGAAGAAATTAAGAAGCAAAAAGATATCATTCTCTTTATTGATGAAATTCACACGGTTATCGGAACGGGGTCAGCTGAAGGGTCAATGGATGCAGCGAATATTTTGAAGCCAGCCCTTGGAAGAGGAGAAATCAGGCTGATCGGCGCAACTACTTTTGATGAATACAAAAAACACATCGAAAAAGACCCGGCTTTCGAACGCAGATTCCAGCCGGTCATTGTAAACGAACCGAGCGAAGCCGAAACCTTGGACATTCTTACGGGAATAAGGGAGAAATACGAACATCACCACCATGTAGTATATACTGATGATGCGCTTCAGGCAGCAGTTACTCTTTCAAAAAGATATATCCAGGACAGGTTTTTACCAGACAAAGCAATCGACCTTATTGATGAAGCCGCTGCTGCAACGAATGTAATAACACGAGAAGCCGCCAAGCTCTCTGAACTCAAAAAAGAGTATGGCCGGATCATGACACAGAAAGACGAGGCCGTTTCAGGTGAACAATATGAAAAAGCAACATTTTTGCGCCAGCGTGAAATCACGCTTGCCGCAAAAATAGCCAGGCTCGAAGAAACTGAACGCAAGAATAAAAAAACGACAATTGATCAAGATGATATTGCTGCTGTTGTTTCCCGTTGGACCGGAATTCCGGTGACAAATCTTTCTGTTTCCGAAAAGAAGAATTTTTTGAATCTCGACGATCGATTAAAGAAATATATAGTCGGGCAAGACGAAGCGATCAAATCAATCACTTCCGCCATTCGAAGATCAAGGATTGGTATTTCTGATCCCAAAAGACCCATTGGTTCATTCATTTTCCTCGGCCCAACCGGGGTTGGCAAAACAGAGTTGGTTAAAGTTTTGGCTCGTGAGATTTTTGGCAAAGAAGATGCCCTTATTAAAATCGATATGTCTGAATTTATGGAAAAACATAATGTTTCCAGGCTTGTTGGCGCTCCTGCCGGCTATGTCGGATATGAAGAAGGCGGAAAACTGACCGAAACCGTGAGGAGGAAGCCTTACTCGGTTATTTTGCTGGACGAGATCGAAAAAGCCCATCCCGAAGTTTTCAATATTCTCCTGCAAATAATGGAAGATGGAGAACTTACAGATGCCAAAGGAAGGCGTGTTGATTTTCGCAACACATTGATTGTGATGACTTCAAATTTGGGCACAGACCTCCTAAATAAACAGGCAAAGATTGGCTTTGAATCAAATTCGAATGAAAAAGAAGAATTTGATTCAGAATATGGCAAAATGAAAAATAATGTGCTTGAAACTATAGAAAAGCATTTTCGTCCTGAATTTATTAACCGCCTTGATCAAACAATAGTTTTCAAACCTTTATCAAAAGAGGTAATCCGCTCAATCGTTGATATTGAACTTGATAAATTGATTGATCGCATCAAAACAAAAAACATCACAATCAAAGTCAGCAAAAAGGCCAAAGACAAGATTGCCGAATTGGGATACAAGCCGGAATTCGGTGCGAGACCCATGCGCAAAGTGATTGTGGACAATATCGAAAATCCTCTTACGGAGGCGCTGATGGTTGAAGAATTCAAATCCGGTGATATTGTAAAGATAGATTTATTGGGCGGCAAGTTCATATTATCGAGAGTTTAG
- a CDS encoding RelA/SpoT family protein — protein sequence MIKELEQKLLNSAKYLGTNGQNALLGAIAFAKKQHRGQKRRTGEPYISHPLSVAFMLAEQKFDLETIIGALLHDTLEDGKTSFDEIKKEFGTNIAGLVEGVTKISNIKLKELTLDFDSDDIYEGQVDTYRKLLLAMAKDIRVIIIKLFDRYHNAQTFSWLPPQKREFYARETIDIYAQIAERIGIGRIKSELEDLSFQFAYPDEYEEYQTKFSKLKIKENLIDQKIKEIRREFSSRNLKPIDIYGRVKHSYSTYRKLKYSYDWNIERFYDLYAIRVIVNSVEDCYRALGIVHSIYTPIPGTFDDYIAKPRANGYQSLHSALHDDNGNAFEIQFRTPQMHEVAEYGMAAHWHYKDLVNAKNEHAIKQSHKEWARELKNLHRMDDKKQFVSHLKDDLFAEKIFVFTPKGKIINLPVDSTPVDFAYAIHSTVGDRCFGAKLNGRMIPLDSKLKNGDIIEIITSAKARPSVDWLSSVKTSGAKQKIRRYLREANRDLNIVIGRRAFNEAIEEFKLPRLDDGKLTENLKKSRLPYKNLDDAFVAFSEKMLSKVNLLKAVYPSFTTTEICEVPREELPKGIDSLRGVKYVYAGCCRPSSPENAFGYIGKDHVIKIHKRSCKFLKKADEKRVIEI from the coding sequence ATGATCAAAGAATTAGAACAAAAACTTCTAAATAGCGCAAAATATCTTGGAACAAATGGCCAGAATGCTCTTTTGGGTGCAATTGCTTTCGCCAAAAAGCAACATCGCGGACAAAAGCGGCGGACCGGAGAGCCGTATATTTCACACCCCTTAAGCGTGGCTTTCATGCTTGCAGAACAAAAATTCGATCTTGAGACAATTATTGGAGCGCTTCTTCACGACACACTAGAGGATGGCAAAACAAGCTTTGACGAGATAAAAAAAGAATTTGGCACAAACATTGCCGGTTTAGTCGAGGGAGTAACAAAAATATCCAATATAAAACTCAAGGAACTAACATTGGATTTTGATTCAGATGATATATACGAGGGACAGGTTGATACTTATCGAAAACTTCTTCTAGCCATGGCAAAAGACATTCGCGTAATTATTATTAAACTTTTTGATCGCTACCATAACGCGCAAACCTTTAGCTGGCTTCCACCGCAAAAACGAGAGTTCTATGCGAGAGAAACTATTGATATATATGCCCAAATTGCTGAACGTATTGGAATAGGCAGAATTAAATCCGAACTGGAAGATTTGTCGTTTCAATTTGCCTATCCGGATGAGTACGAAGAATATCAAACTAAATTTTCCAAATTGAAAATCAAAGAAAATTTGATCGATCAAAAAATAAAAGAGATCAGAAGAGAGTTTTCTTCACGCAACCTAAAACCAATTGATATATACGGAAGGGTCAAGCACAGCTACTCAACTTATCGCAAATTAAAATATTCTTATGACTGGAACATCGAGCGATTTTATGATCTCTACGCCATACGCGTGATCGTAAATTCTGTTGAAGATTGTTATCGTGCACTGGGAATTGTTCACTCAATATATACTCCTATTCCCGGAACATTCGATGATTATATTGCTAAACCGAGAGCGAATGGTTACCAATCGCTCCATTCGGCATTGCACGACGACAATGGCAATGCTTTTGAAATTCAGTTTCGCACGCCGCAAATGCACGAAGTTGCTGAATACGGCATGGCCGCTCATTGGCATTACAAAGATTTAGTCAATGCCAAAAACGAGCATGCTATTAAACAAAGCCATAAAGAATGGGCCAGAGAATTAAAGAATCTCCATCGGATGGATGATAAAAAGCAATTTGTCTCCCACCTTAAAGACGATTTGTTCGCAGAAAAAATATTTGTGTTTACGCCGAAAGGTAAAATTATCAATCTTCCAGTGGATTCTACGCCGGTCGATTTCGCCTATGCCATCCACTCCACGGTTGGTGATCGATGCTTTGGCGCTAAATTGAATGGGCGAATGATACCCCTCGATTCAAAACTTAAAAACGGCGATATTATTGAAATTATTACCTCCGCTAAGGCCAGGCCATCAGTTGATTGGCTCTCGAGCGTCAAAACCAGCGGAGCTAAACAGAAAATCCGCCGATATTTGCGTGAAGCAAATCGTGATCTTAATATCGTTATTGGCAGGCGCGCGTTTAATGAAGCAATTGAAGAATTTAAATTACCAAGATTAGATGATGGTAAGCTTACTGAAAATCTTAAAAAATCTCGTCTCCCCTACAAAAACCTAGACGATGCATTTGTCGCATTTTCAGAAAAAATGCTTTCCAAGGTTAATCTCCTAAAAGCCGTTTATCCATCTTTCACAACTACAGAAATTTGCGAAGTACCGAGAGAAGAATTACCTAAGGGAATAGATTCGTTAAGAGGTGTTAAATATGTTTATGCAGGTTGCTGCCGTCCATCATCCCCAGAAAACGCATTTGGTTATATCGGAAAAGACCATGTGATCAAAATTCACAAAAGATCGTGTAAGTTTCTCAAAAAAGCCGACGAGAAACGCGTAATCGAAATCTAA
- the hisS gene encoding histidine--tRNA ligase gives MPQNKTYQTARGVRDILPAEQPYWQLLRKTCEDVMESIGSLRIDLPTFENVEIYTRGLGTDTDIVQKGMYLLESRGEKEDRETYALRPEGTAGAVRAYIQDGMGSWPQPVKLYYMGPMFRYDRPQKGRYREFYQFGFEIFGDNSAKSDYLAIMSAWQILKKVGLKDIIVYANSIGCPECRPKYLAKLKKFLKDNKGKLCEDCIRRTESNPLRALDCKVESCQKLFSSVPNILDSLCSECSTHFQNTLEYLDYFGIRYDLDPKLVRGLDYYSRSVFEIAEIKDKERSGSIVGGGRYDGLVEILGGSATPAVGYSFGMDRVVEMMKEQGIKPPKKRGVEVCILQLGEKAKDVSKKIYDMLSGGDVNVYFVPSNDSLRAQMRQASKLGATYAVIIGQKEAFKDEIILRDLRNSSQETLQSKDIAEEIKKRLNAEI, from the coding sequence ATGCCGCAAAACAAAACTTATCAAACTGCCCGCGGAGTTCGTGACATATTACCAGCCGAACAACCCTATTGGCAATTGTTACGCAAAACCTGCGAAGATGTAATGGAGAGCATTGGCTCACTTAGAATCGATCTTCCTACTTTTGAGAATGTCGAAATTTATACTCGCGGCCTCGGCACCGATACTGATATCGTTCAAAAGGGCATGTATCTTCTCGAATCGCGAGGAGAAAAAGAAGACCGAGAAACTTATGCGCTCCGTCCCGAAGGCACTGCCGGTGCCGTCCGTGCCTATATTCAAGATGGCATGGGCAGTTGGCCACAACCGGTCAAACTCTACTATATGGGACCAATGTTTCGCTATGATCGCCCGCAAAAAGGCCGATATAGAGAATTTTATCAATTTGGTTTCGAAATTTTTGGCGATAATTCTGCAAAATCGGATTATTTAGCGATTATGTCCGCTTGGCAGATCCTAAAAAAAGTCGGGCTAAAAGACATTATCGTATATGCTAATTCAATCGGCTGTCCAGAATGCCGGCCCAAATATTTGGCAAAACTCAAGAAATTTCTGAAAGATAACAAGGGCAAACTTTGCGAGGATTGCATACGCCGAACTGAATCCAATCCGCTTCGCGCTCTTGATTGCAAAGTCGAGTCCTGCCAGAAACTCTTTTCGTCTGTGCCAAATATTCTTGATTCTCTTTGTAGTGAATGCAGCACTCATTTTCAAAACACTCTTGAATATCTCGATTACTTCGGGATTCGTTATGATCTGGACCCGAAACTGGTGCGAGGACTTGATTATTATTCTCGTTCCGTTTTTGAAATTGCCGAGATTAAGGACAAAGAAAGGTCAGGTTCAATCGTCGGGGGTGGAAGATATGACGGATTGGTTGAAATTCTGGGCGGATCGGCCACTCCAGCAGTTGGTTATTCCTTTGGCATGGACCGCGTAGTTGAAATGATGAAAGAGCAGGGAATTAAGCCGCCCAAAAAACGAGGTGTCGAGGTTTGTATTCTCCAGCTCGGGGAGAAAGCAAAAGATGTCTCTAAAAAAATTTATGACATGTTGTCGGGTGGTGATGTAAATGTTTATTTTGTTCCATCAAACGACAGCCTCCGCGCACAAATGCGGCAAGCTTCCAAGCTCGGTGCCACATATGCCGTTATTATAGGGCAAAAAGAGGCGTTCAAAGATGAAATTATTCTTCGTGATCTCAGAAATTCCTCCCAAGAAACCTTGCAGTCAAAGGATATTGCCGAGGAAATCAAAAAACGACTAAATGCAGAAATATAA
- the nusA gene encoding transcription termination factor NusA, translating into MAQEVNPFMAAIDEICNEKGLKKETIIEAVEAALAAAYRKDYGKPKQVIRAKMDPVTGEAKMFRVFEILETEEEVEEKEQQLTLSEAKKLDKKAEIGGEVTIPLPKEEEFGRIAAQTAKQVIIQRIREAERDMLFSEFKDKEGAVMNATVQQIEGRNVIVSLGKANGIMFPSDQIKDEKYYIGQRIKVYVREVAETTRGPQIVTSRTDEGLIRGLFESEVPEIATGTVEIKSIAREAGSRTKIAVIANEEGIDPVGSCVGQRGTRVQAILAEIGEEKIDIVLWDEDVEQFIMNALSPAKTKEILISSKDNKATVTVDKDSLSLAIGKGGQNVRLASKLTGWGIDIKKSDEEEEAGNNETANEEINKEKKDSEAEEIPDKAVEESNQSE; encoded by the coding sequence ATGGCACAGGAAGTGAACCCATTCATGGCAGCGATCGACGAGATCTGTAATGAAAAAGGGCTTAAAAAAGAAACTATCATTGAGGCAGTTGAGGCAGCACTGGCTGCAGCATACCGCAAAGATTATGGCAAACCAAAGCAAGTAATTCGCGCCAAAATGGATCCGGTTACCGGTGAAGCAAAAATGTTCCGTGTTTTCGAGATTTTGGAGACAGAGGAAGAAGTTGAGGAAAAAGAACAACAGCTTACGCTTTCTGAAGCAAAAAAATTAGATAAAAAAGCTGAAATTGGCGGAGAGGTGACGATTCCACTTCCCAAAGAAGAAGAGTTTGGCAGAATCGCCGCACAGACTGCAAAACAGGTTATCATTCAGCGAATTCGCGAAGCCGAACGAGATATGCTCTTCTCCGAATTCAAGGACAAAGAAGGTGCGGTCATGAATGCTACTGTACAACAGATCGAAGGCAGAAACGTTATTGTTTCTCTTGGTAAGGCCAATGGAATTATGTTTCCGTCCGACCAGATAAAGGATGAAAAGTATTATATCGGCCAAAGGATAAAGGTCTATGTGCGTGAAGTCGCCGAAACCACGCGTGGGCCACAAATAGTCACGTCCAGAACCGATGAAGGCTTAATCCGAGGGTTATTTGAGTCTGAAGTACCCGAGATTGCTACTGGTACGGTTGAAATTAAAAGCATCGCCCGTGAAGCTGGATCGCGAACCAAAATTGCAGTTATTGCCAACGAAGAGGGTATTGATCCCGTCGGATCATGCGTTGGCCAGCGCGGTACTCGAGTCCAAGCAATTCTGGCTGAAATTGGTGAAGAAAAGATTGACATTGTCTTGTGGGATGAGGATGTCGAACAATTTATTATGAACGCTCTCTCACCGGCAAAAACAAAAGAGATTCTTATCTCATCAAAAGACAATAAGGCAACAGTTACTGTCGACAAAGACAGCCTGTCACTTGCCATCGGTAAAGGCGGACAGAATGTGCGCCTGGCGTCAAAATTAACCGGATGGGGAATTGACATTAAAAAATCCGACGAGGAAGAAGAGGCGGGCAATAACGAAACGGCTAACGAAGAAATTAACAAAGAGAAAAAGGATTCTGAAGCGGAAGAAATACCAGATAAAGCAGTTGAAGAATCTAATCAATCCGAATAA
- a CDS encoding RNA methyltransferase produces the protein MQKYKTPDIIKQKGDLNALRSQKRNEVYLILDNIRSMYNVGAIFRTADAARVERLYLCGITATPPRKEIEKTALKTINEVPWEHVDKTIDIVRKLKNNGVQIVALEQTDQSIDYRKFKFEKPVAIILGHETIGVDDDVLSKSDAVVDIPMYGIANSLNVSVATGIILYHLI, from the coding sequence ATGCAGAAATATAAAACTCCGGATATAATCAAGCAAAAAGGAGATTTGAATGCACTTCGAAGCCAAAAGAGGAACGAAGTGTATTTAATCTTGGACAATATTCGATCAATGTATAATGTCGGCGCAATCTTCCGGACCGCCGATGCCGCGAGAGTTGAGAGGCTTTATCTTTGCGGAATTACCGCCACACCTCCGCGCAAAGAGATCGAAAAAACTGCACTTAAGACAATTAATGAAGTGCCATGGGAACATGTTGATAAGACAATCGATATTGTTCGGAAATTAAAAAACAATGGAGTTCAAATCGTGGCGCTCGAGCAAACGGACCAAAGTATAGATTATCGAAAATTCAAGTTCGAAAAACCAGTAGCAATAATTCTTGGACACGAAACAATTGGGGTTGATGACGATGTTCTCTCCAAATCTGACGCAGTAGTTGATATTCCAATGTATGGAATAGCAAATTCCCTCAACGTGTCGGTCGCAACCGGAATAATCCTATATCACTTAATATGA